A single region of the Anopheles funestus chromosome X, idAnoFuneDA-416_04, whole genome shotgun sequence genome encodes:
- the LOC125760784 gene encoding GDP-fucose protein O-fucosyltransferase 2, translating to MHQIYYSLLLVTISQIVHTSHIREICEKRDIFFEPFRCQLYELDVLDEPITYLLYDVNPSEGFNLRRDVYIRMAVLLEYLRTQQGYRRAKLVLPPWSNLVHWRSHNIDQTQLFWNHFFDLRSMKQYTDVIDMDEFFAEYERLHGPDTIVMLNEVYNLKHFENMFENGVFVDKFEEHVCPKSNDYDASALSYFGYANFTTEEFTCLQFQGSAMLLHKLLETYKSQRHQHVRYVLVLNAEIVLHDLWGNIDYWEVRRSMRFAKELIEVAGRFRAAFLDSSDQQDRTVRPARWMDERSHRSARGGDYLCAHIRRADFLYGRDKTTPTVQSAALQIRAKLLEQGLKTVFVASDCSRMEFYNLKNYLKRFRVVRFVPESYEQRVALKDGGIAIVDQIVCSHARYFIGTYESTFTYRIYEEREIIGFPKDLTFNTFCKSEKDVNCEKNTVWPIVYH from the exons ATGCATCAAA TATACTACTCGCTACTGTTGGTGACCATCTCACAGATAGTCCACACTAGCCACATCCGGGAAATTTGCGAAAAAAGGGACATATTTTTCGAACCGTTTCGATGCCAGCTGTACGAACTGGATGTGTTGGACGAACCCATCACTTACCTGCTGTACGATGTGAATCCTAGCGAAGGGTTTAACCTCCGTCGGGATGTTTACATTAGGATGGCTGTGTTGTTGGAGTATCTTCGCACGCAGCAAGGATATCGTCGGGCAAAGTTGGTCCTACCGCCATGGTCCAATCTGGTGCACTGGCGCAGCCATAATATCGACCAGACGCAACTTTTCTGGAACCACTTTTTCGACCTGCGAAGCATGAAGCAGTATACGGATGTGATCGACATGGATGAGTTTTTCGCGGAGTACGAACGTTTGCATGGCCCAGATACGATAGTGATGCTGAACGAGGTGTACAACCTGAAGCACTTCGAGAATATGTTCGAAAACGGTGTGTTTGTGGATAAGTTCGAGGAGCATGTGTGCCCTAAAAGTAACGACTACGATGCCAGTGCCCTATCGTACTTTGGGTACGCAAACTTCACCACGGAAGAGTTCACCTGTCTGCAATTTCAGGGCAGTGCGATGCTGTTACACAAACTGCTGGAAACTTACAAATCCCAACGGCACCAACACGTACGTTACGTATTGGTGCTGAATGCTGAAATTGTCCTGCATGATCTCTGGGGTAATATCGATTACTGGGAAGTTCGCCGATCGATGCGTTTTGCTAAGGAATTAATCGAAGTGGCTGGACGGTTTCGAGCGGCATTTCTCGACTCTTCCGACCAGCAAGATCGGACGGTGCGACCGGCACGCTGGATGGATGAACGAAGCCACCGAAGTGCGCGTGGCGGCGACTATCTGTGTGCGCACATACGCAGAGCAGACTTTTTATACGGGCGCGATAAAACTACACCCACCGTCCAATCGGCCGCCCTACAGATCCGTGCGAAATTGCTCGAGCAGGGCCTGAAAACGGTGTTTGTTGCTTCCGACTGCTCGCGGATGGAATTTTACAACCTGAAAAACTACCTAAAACGGTTCCGCGTTGTACGGTTCGTGCCGGAAAGTTACGAACAACGGGTCGCACTAAAGGATGGCGGTATCGCGATAGTGGATCAGATCGTTTGCTCCCATGCGCGGTACTTTATCGGTACATACGAATCTACCTTCACCTATCGAATCTACGAAGAGCGGGAAATTATTGGCTTCCCGAAAGATCTGACTTTCAACACGTTCTGCAAAAGTGAGAAGGATGTGAATTGCGAGAAAAATACCGTGTGGCCGATAGTGTATCATTAG
- the LOC125761037 gene encoding probable nuclear transport factor 2 yields the protein MALNPQYEEIGKGFVTQYYALFDDSTQRPTLVNLYNAELSFMTFEGQQIQGAAKILEKLQSLTFQNINRVLTAVDSQPMFDGGVLINVLGRLQCDDDPPHAYSQTFVLKPIGTSFYCAHDIFRLNIHNTA from the exons ATGGCATTAAATCCGCAGTATGAAGAAATCGGCAAAGGATTCGTCACTCAATACTATGCCTTATTCGATGACTCAACGCAACGACCGACCCTGGTAAACCTGTACAAT GCGGAATTATCCTTCATGACGTTCGAAGGGCAACAGATTCAGGGCGCGGCAAAAATTCTCGAAAAACTGCAG AGTCTCACGTTTCAAAACATTAACCGTGTGCTAACGGCGGTCGATTCGCAACCAATGTTTGACGGTGGTGTGTTGATAAACGTCCTAGGAAGATTGCAA TGTGACGATGATCCTCCACACGCCTACTCCCAAACCTTTGTTTTGAAACCGATCGGAACGTCGTTCTACTGTGCACATGATATTTTTCGCCTAAACATTCACAACACCgcataa
- the LOC125760798 gene encoding uncharacterized protein LOC125760798 has protein sequence MDNFGETVLRFECLPETKRKMHDRRAAVCYGLVYILCTQVLSTNSRTSTLWKLNSEEGKIVSVSGGTNCKLQNTGAKATETTATTGEGVFVPHINNVEELLNPYHPEEDEESTFHIITTTAANYRDNTWRRHARDKIIVNLAKAASDITSNANTKGTSVSAESDVLDCGKPVNFTYYDDLIGVAQRYSHPIVPEPEVAYLFLKKKGPKSLKNFDIDALERRLRKAKSEKPRSVQLYNQIGNFWRIKGDARHSIECFRGALAMAPTNAEVLLNLARVLFNLQYLDDAIHLTRRSLEVQPRDRSAWRQYFTLGEIFKAYGHFQESVNHLRQALELYPQYEPIKKAIADVENISASSLHIFTIIIIIFLVMCVLYVILSSNESNQNSHELEQKATRHFNRAMAMRSLKGFTQRSFKNRK, from the exons ATGGACAATTTTGGAGAAACAGTGCTTAGATTCGAGTGTTTGCCGGAAACGAAACGCAAAATGCACGACAGAAGGGCGGCCGTGTGTTATGGGCTGGTGTACATTCTCTGTACCCAGGTGCTGTCCACCAATTCACGCACCTCCACGCTGTGGAAGTTGAATTCGGAGGAGGGCAAAATTGTCAGTGTGTCCGGTGGTACGAACTGCAAATTACAG AACACCGGAGCAAAGGCCACAGAAACCACGGCCACCACTGGGGAAGGTGTGTTTGTTCCGCACATTAACAACGTAGAGGAGCTACTGAACCCGTATCATCCCGAGGAAGATGAGGAGTCAACGTTTCACATAATCACTACCACCGCGGCTAACTATCGCGATAATACATGGAGGCGGCATGCCCGGGACAAGATTATAGTGAATCTAGCAAAGGC CGCTTCCGACATTACGTCCAATGCAAACACGAAAGGAACCAGCGTCAGTGCCGAATCGGATGTGCTGGATTGTGGCAAACCAGTCAATTTCACGTACTACGATGATTTGATCGGTGTAGCACAGCGCTACAGCCATCCGATCGTACCCGAGCCGGAGGTGGCGTACCTGTTTCTGAAGAAAAAAGGTCCGAAATCGTTGAAAAACTTCGACATCGATGCACTCGAAAGGCGCTTGCGGAAggcgaaaagcgaaaaaccaCGATCAGTGCAGCTCTACAATCAAATTGGCAACTTTTGGCGAATAAAGGGCGATGCGCGTCATTCGATTGAATGTTTCCGCGGTGCGCTTGCGATGGCACCGACGAACGCGGAAGTTTTGCTGAACCTGGCCCGGGTGTTGTTCAATCTGCAGTATTTGGATGATGCGATACACCTAACCAGACG ctCGCTGGAAGTGCAGCCAAGGGATCGAAGCGCATGGCGGCAGTATTTTACGCtgggtgaaatttttaaagcGTACGGCCACTTTCAAGAATCAGTTAACCACTTGCGGCAGGCATTGGAGCTCTATCCACAGTACGAACCGATCAAGAAGGCAATTGCGGATGTGGAGAATATTTCCGCCTCGTCGTTACACATatttaccatcatcatcattattttcTTG GTGATGTGCGTGCTATATGTGATTCTTTCGTCAAACGAAAGCAACCAGAACAGCCACGAACTGGAACAGAAGGCGACCCGGCACTTTAACCGTGCCATGGCAATGCGGTCGTTAAAGGGCTTCACGCAGCGTTCGTTTAAAAATCGAAAGTAA